A genomic region of Anas acuta chromosome 1, bAnaAcu1.1, whole genome shotgun sequence contains the following coding sequences:
- the CBX6 gene encoding chromobox protein homolog 6 isoform X2, whose protein sequence is MELSAVGERVFAAESIIKRRIRKGRIEYLVKWKGWAIKYSTWEPEENILDSRLIAAFEQKERERELYGPKKRGPKPKTFLLKPGSSTSSPKLHSSAAVHRLKKDIRRCHRMSRRPLPRPDPQNGGSVGGGAGIRPPVSPFSETVRIINRKVKPREPKRSRIILNLKVIDKGGKPANGTGALARPKIPSRNRVIGKSKKFSESVLRTQIRHMKFGGFSLYNKPSAAPAPSLEGKGEAEGSQAASCGLMMGSTPYDAPSSSSSGCPSPAPHSSSDPDDSPPKLLPETLSPAVPDWRESEVLDLSIPPESAATSKRPPPGGCGGGQTPSLSLSSSEPEQEAGDWRPEMSPCSNVVVTDVTSNLLTVTIKEFCNAEDFEKVAAAAGGGGGGSK, encoded by the exons ATGGAGCTGTCTGCAGTGGGGGAGCGCGTCTTCGCCGCCGAGTCCATCATCAAGCGGCGCATCCGAAAG GGGCGCATCGAGTACCTGGTGAAATGGAAGGGCTGGGCCATCAA GTACAGCACCTGGGAGCCCGAGGAGAACATCCTGGACTCGCGCCTCATCGCCGCCTTCGAGCAGAA GGAACGGGAACGGGAGCTGTACGGCCCCAAGAAGAGAGGACCGAAGCCCAAAACTTTTCTCCTGAAG CCCGGTTCTAGCACCTCGTCTCCCAAGCTCCACTCCAGCGCCGCGGTGCACCGGCTCAAGAAAGACATCCGACGGTGCCACCGCATGTCCCGCCGCCCCCTGCCTCGCCCGGACCCCCAAAACGGGGGGAGCgtgggcggcggggccggcatCCGTCCCCCCGTCTCGCCCTTCTCGGAGACCGTCCGCATCATTAACCGCAAGGTGAAGCCCCGCGAGCCCAAGCGCAGCCGCATCATCCTCAACCTCAAAGTCATTGACAAAGGCGGCAAGCCGGCCAACGGCACCGGCGCCCTGGCTCGGCCCAAGATCCCCTCCCGAAACCGCGTCATCGGCAAGAGCAAAAAGTTCAGCGAGAGCGTCCTCCGCACCCAGATCCGCCACATGAAGTTCGGCGGCTTCTCGCTCTACAACAAGCCCTCCGCCGCGCCCGCCCCCTCCCTGGAAGGCAAAGGGGAGGCCGAAGGCTCCCAGGCGGCCTCCTGCGGGCTCATGATGGGCTCCACCCCGTACGAcgcccccagctccagctcctccggCTGCCCCTCGCCCGCCCCCCACTCCTCGTCCGACCCGGATGATTCCCCTCCCAAGCTGCTCCCCGAGACCCTCAGCCCGGCCGTCCCCGACTGGCGCGAGTCCGAGGTCCTCGACCTCTCCATCCCACCCGAGTCGGCGGCCACCAGCAAGCgtccccccccggggggctgcggcggggggCAGACGCCTTCCTTGTCCCTTTCTTCTTCCGAGCCGGAGCAGGAGGCCGGCGACTGGCGTCCCGAGATGTCCCCTTGCTCTAACGTGGTGGTCACGGATGTCACCAGCAACCTCCTCACCGTCACCATCAAGGAGTTCTGCAACGCCGAGGATTTCGAGaaggtggcggcggcggcgggcggcgggggaggcGGCAGCAAGTGA
- the CBX6 gene encoding chromobox protein homolog 6 isoform X1 → MELSAVGERVFAAESIIKRRIRKGRIEYLVKWKGWAIKYSTWEPEENILDSRLIAAFEQKERERELYGPKKRGPKPKTFLLKARAQAEALHIGDVHFSVKPGSSTSSPKLHSSAAVHRLKKDIRRCHRMSRRPLPRPDPQNGGSVGGGAGIRPPVSPFSETVRIINRKVKPREPKRSRIILNLKVIDKGGKPANGTGALARPKIPSRNRVIGKSKKFSESVLRTQIRHMKFGGFSLYNKPSAAPAPSLEGKGEAEGSQAASCGLMMGSTPYDAPSSSSSGCPSPAPHSSSDPDDSPPKLLPETLSPAVPDWRESEVLDLSIPPESAATSKRPPPGGCGGGQTPSLSLSSSEPEQEAGDWRPEMSPCSNVVVTDVTSNLLTVTIKEFCNAEDFEKVAAAAGGGGGGSK, encoded by the exons ATGGAGCTGTCTGCAGTGGGGGAGCGCGTCTTCGCCGCCGAGTCCATCATCAAGCGGCGCATCCGAAAG GGGCGCATCGAGTACCTGGTGAAATGGAAGGGCTGGGCCATCAA GTACAGCACCTGGGAGCCCGAGGAGAACATCCTGGACTCGCGCCTCATCGCCGCCTTCGAGCAGAA GGAACGGGAACGGGAGCTGTACGGCCCCAAGAAGAGAGGACCGAAGCCCAAAACTTTTCTCCTGAAG GCTCGGGCCCAGGCGGAGGCCCTCCACATTGGGGATGTACACTTTTCTGTCAAGCCCGGTTCTAGCACCTCGTCTCCCAAGCTCCACTCCAGCGCCGCGGTGCACCGGCTCAAGAAAGACATCCGACGGTGCCACCGCATGTCCCGCCGCCCCCTGCCTCGCCCGGACCCCCAAAACGGGGGGAGCgtgggcggcggggccggcatCCGTCCCCCCGTCTCGCCCTTCTCGGAGACCGTCCGCATCATTAACCGCAAGGTGAAGCCCCGCGAGCCCAAGCGCAGCCGCATCATCCTCAACCTCAAAGTCATTGACAAAGGCGGCAAGCCGGCCAACGGCACCGGCGCCCTGGCTCGGCCCAAGATCCCCTCCCGAAACCGCGTCATCGGCAAGAGCAAAAAGTTCAGCGAGAGCGTCCTCCGCACCCAGATCCGCCACATGAAGTTCGGCGGCTTCTCGCTCTACAACAAGCCCTCCGCCGCGCCCGCCCCCTCCCTGGAAGGCAAAGGGGAGGCCGAAGGCTCCCAGGCGGCCTCCTGCGGGCTCATGATGGGCTCCACCCCGTACGAcgcccccagctccagctcctccggCTGCCCCTCGCCCGCCCCCCACTCCTCGTCCGACCCGGATGATTCCCCTCCCAAGCTGCTCCCCGAGACCCTCAGCCCGGCCGTCCCCGACTGGCGCGAGTCCGAGGTCCTCGACCTCTCCATCCCACCCGAGTCGGCGGCCACCAGCAAGCgtccccccccggggggctgcggcggggggCAGACGCCTTCCTTGTCCCTTTCTTCTTCCGAGCCGGAGCAGGAGGCCGGCGACTGGCGTCCCGAGATGTCCCCTTGCTCTAACGTGGTGGTCACGGATGTCACCAGCAACCTCCTCACCGTCACCATCAAGGAGTTCTGCAACGCCGAGGATTTCGAGaaggtggcggcggcggcgggcggcgggggaggcGGCAGCAAGTGA
- the CBX7 gene encoding chromobox protein homolog 7 isoform X1: protein MELSAIGEQVFAVESIRKKRVRKGKVEYLVKWKGWPPKYSTWEPEDHILDPRLVVAYEEKEERDRASGYRKRGPKPKRLLLQRLYGMDLRSAHKGKEKLCFSLARRFGGGDSSLPGAKTGQAEFSEKTGGTVLPFSLRKQRKNQKYLRLSRKKFPRMTSLESRNCRCEFFLNDAVGLEARQSPEDWEAVQNTSKEADVDGSLPWIPTVPPSEVTVTDITANSITVTFREAQVAEGFFRDRTARGDGSYLCR, encoded by the exons ATGGAGCTGTCGGCCATCGGGGAGCAGGTGTTCGCGGTGGAGAGCATCCGCAAGAAGCGCGTGCGGAAG GGTAAAGTAGAATACCTGGTGAAGTGGAAAGGATGGCCCCCGAA atacaGCACATGGGAGCCAGAGGATCATATCTTGGACCCTCGCCTGGTAGTGGCTTATGAAGAAAA GGAAGAGAGAGACCGCGCTTCAGGGTACAGAAAAAGAGGCCCCAAACCCAAGCgcctcctgctgcag CGGCTGTATGGCATGGACTTGAGGAGTGCCcacaagggaaaggagaagctcTGTTTCTCTCTTGCACGGAGGTTTGGAGGAGGAGACAGTAGCCTGCCAGGGGCCAAGACAGGGCAGGCAGAGTTCTCAGAGAAGACTGGGGGAACAGTCCTGCCCTTCTCTCTCCGGAAGCAACGCAAAAACCAGAAGTACCTGCGACTGTCAAGGAAGAAGTTCCCCCGCATGACGAGCCTGGAGAGCCGGAACTGCAGGTGTGAGTTCTTCCTGAACGATGCGGTGGGCCTGGAGGCCAGGCAAAGCCCCGAGGACTGGGAGGCCGTGCAGAACACCAGCAAAGAAG CAGATGTGGATGGCAGTCTCCCGTGGATCCCCACTGTGCCCCCCAGCGAAGTGACAGTGACAGACATCACGGCCAACTCCATCACCGTCACTTTCAGAGAAGCACAAGTGGCCGAGGGCTTCTTCCGAGACCGGA CAGCGAGAGGCGATGGATCCTACCTGTGTAGATAA
- the CBX7 gene encoding chromobox protein homolog 7 isoform X4 — protein MELSAIGEQVFAVESIRKKRVRKGKVEYLVKWKGWPPKYSTWEPEDHILDPRLVVAYEEKEERDRASGYRKRGPKPKRLLLQQRKNQKYLRLSRKKFPRMTSLESRNCRCEFFLNDAVGLEARQSPEDWEAVQNTSKEADVDGSLPWIPTVPPSEVTVTDITANSITVTFREAQVAEGFFRDRTARGDGSYLCR, from the exons ATGGAGCTGTCGGCCATCGGGGAGCAGGTGTTCGCGGTGGAGAGCATCCGCAAGAAGCGCGTGCGGAAG GGTAAAGTAGAATACCTGGTGAAGTGGAAAGGATGGCCCCCGAA atacaGCACATGGGAGCCAGAGGATCATATCTTGGACCCTCGCCTGGTAGTGGCTTATGAAGAAAA GGAAGAGAGAGACCGCGCTTCAGGGTACAGAAAAAGAGGCCCCAAACCCAAGCgcctcctgctgcag CAACGCAAAAACCAGAAGTACCTGCGACTGTCAAGGAAGAAGTTCCCCCGCATGACGAGCCTGGAGAGCCGGAACTGCAGGTGTGAGTTCTTCCTGAACGATGCGGTGGGCCTGGAGGCCAGGCAAAGCCCCGAGGACTGGGAGGCCGTGCAGAACACCAGCAAAGAAG CAGATGTGGATGGCAGTCTCCCGTGGATCCCCACTGTGCCCCCCAGCGAAGTGACAGTGACAGACATCACGGCCAACTCCATCACCGTCACTTTCAGAGAAGCACAAGTGGCCGAGGGCTTCTTCCGAGACCGGA CAGCGAGAGGCGATGGATCCTACCTGTGTAGATAA
- the CBX7 gene encoding chromobox protein homolog 7 isoform X2: MELSAIGEQVFAVESIRKKRVRKGKVEYLVKWKGWPPKYSTWEPEDHILDPRLVVAYEEKEERDRASGYRKRGPKPKRLLLQRLYGMDLRSAHKGKEKLCFSLARRFGGGDSSLPGAKTGQAEFSEKTGGTVLPFSLRKQRKNQKYLRLSRKKFPRMTSLESRNCRCEFFLNDAVGLEARQSPEDWEAVQNTSKEDVDGSLPWIPTVPPSEVTVTDITANSITVTFREAQVAEGFFRDRTARGDGSYLCR; encoded by the exons ATGGAGCTGTCGGCCATCGGGGAGCAGGTGTTCGCGGTGGAGAGCATCCGCAAGAAGCGCGTGCGGAAG GGTAAAGTAGAATACCTGGTGAAGTGGAAAGGATGGCCCCCGAA atacaGCACATGGGAGCCAGAGGATCATATCTTGGACCCTCGCCTGGTAGTGGCTTATGAAGAAAA GGAAGAGAGAGACCGCGCTTCAGGGTACAGAAAAAGAGGCCCCAAACCCAAGCgcctcctgctgcag CGGCTGTATGGCATGGACTTGAGGAGTGCCcacaagggaaaggagaagctcTGTTTCTCTCTTGCACGGAGGTTTGGAGGAGGAGACAGTAGCCTGCCAGGGGCCAAGACAGGGCAGGCAGAGTTCTCAGAGAAGACTGGGGGAACAGTCCTGCCCTTCTCTCTCCGGAAGCAACGCAAAAACCAGAAGTACCTGCGACTGTCAAGGAAGAAGTTCCCCCGCATGACGAGCCTGGAGAGCCGGAACTGCAGGTGTGAGTTCTTCCTGAACGATGCGGTGGGCCTGGAGGCCAGGCAAAGCCCCGAGGACTGGGAGGCCGTGCAGAACACCAGCAAAGAAG ATGTGGATGGCAGTCTCCCGTGGATCCCCACTGTGCCCCCCAGCGAAGTGACAGTGACAGACATCACGGCCAACTCCATCACCGTCACTTTCAGAGAAGCACAAGTGGCCGAGGGCTTCTTCCGAGACCGGA CAGCGAGAGGCGATGGATCCTACCTGTGTAGATAA
- the CBX7 gene encoding chromobox protein homolog 7 isoform X3 — translation MELSAIGEQVFAVESIRKKRVRKGKVEYLVKWKGWPPKYSTWEPEDHILDPRLVVAYEEKEERDRASGYRKRGPKPKRLLLQRLYGMDLRSAHKGKEKLCFSLARRFGGGDSSLPGAKTGQAEFSEKTGGTVLPFSLRKQRKNQKYLRLSRKKFPRMTSLESRNCRCEFFLNDAVGLEARQSPEDWEAVQNTSKEADVDGSLPWIPTVPPSEVTVTDITANSITVTFREAQVAEGFFRDRSAQF, via the exons ATGGAGCTGTCGGCCATCGGGGAGCAGGTGTTCGCGGTGGAGAGCATCCGCAAGAAGCGCGTGCGGAAG GGTAAAGTAGAATACCTGGTGAAGTGGAAAGGATGGCCCCCGAA atacaGCACATGGGAGCCAGAGGATCATATCTTGGACCCTCGCCTGGTAGTGGCTTATGAAGAAAA GGAAGAGAGAGACCGCGCTTCAGGGTACAGAAAAAGAGGCCCCAAACCCAAGCgcctcctgctgcag CGGCTGTATGGCATGGACTTGAGGAGTGCCcacaagggaaaggagaagctcTGTTTCTCTCTTGCACGGAGGTTTGGAGGAGGAGACAGTAGCCTGCCAGGGGCCAAGACAGGGCAGGCAGAGTTCTCAGAGAAGACTGGGGGAACAGTCCTGCCCTTCTCTCTCCGGAAGCAACGCAAAAACCAGAAGTACCTGCGACTGTCAAGGAAGAAGTTCCCCCGCATGACGAGCCTGGAGAGCCGGAACTGCAGGTGTGAGTTCTTCCTGAACGATGCGGTGGGCCTGGAGGCCAGGCAAAGCCCCGAGGACTGGGAGGCCGTGCAGAACACCAGCAAAGAAG CAGATGTGGATGGCAGTCTCCCGTGGATCCCCACTGTGCCCCCCAGCGAAGTGACAGTGACAGACATCACGGCCAACTCCATCACCGTCACTTTCAGAGAAGCACAAGTGGCCGAGGGCTTCTTCCGAGACCGGAGTGCGCAGTTCTGA